A window of Candidatus Sulfotelmatobacter sp. genomic DNA:
CGTCGACCGGTGGCGCGTCGCGGCGGGCGGCCCGCTGCCCGGCCGGAACCATCATCTGCTCGCCGGCGACCAGCGCTTCGCGTACGACTTCGTCCACGTCGGCGGACGGTGCCTGGGCGAACCGATCCTCGCCCCGTGCGCGGGCACCGTCGTCGCCGCGGTGGACGAGCTGCCCGATCTGCCGCCGTCGATGAACCCGAACCGACCGGGCATCGCCGGCCGCGAGCTCGGCAACCACGTCGGCATCCAGACCGGCGGCACGACGGTGTTCCTCTGCCACCTCCAGCGCGGATCGCTGACGGTCGCGGCCGGCGACCACGTCGCGGCCGGCACCCAGATCGGGCGCTGCGGGAACAGCGGCCGCACGACGCGGCCGCACCTGCACCTGCACGCGCAGGACCGGCCGGTCTACGCGCTCCGCGTCGCGCGCGGCGTGCCGGTCGCCTTCATCGATGCCGGTACGGCACGCGTGCTCGAGTTCGGCGACGTCCTGGACAGCGCGACGACGCGCGAACCCGAAGCGGCTTCGGCCGTGTTGTAGGCAAGCAATGCTCGGCGGCCCTCCGGTCCACCTCATGTGGTCCAACATGTTCAGCCCGAACCGCCCGAAGATCACGCGGCGCGTCGAGCTGCGCCGCATCCTCGCGC
This region includes:
- a CDS encoding M23 family metallopeptidase, translated to MVDAALQITLVVVSFGAIFVAVRYARPLTVAATIGALLVAEIVALNAGAPLSIAASAAIAVEIGLVAVWWYRARAGIRAWRAEARATPLLLRSPFVDRWRVAAGGPLPGRNHHLLAGDQRFAYDFVHVGGRCLGEPILAPCAGTVVAAVDELPDLPPSMNPNRPGIAGRELGNHVGIQTGGTTVFLCHLQRGSLTVAAGDHVAAGTQIGRCGNSGRTTRPHLHLHAQDRPVYALRVARGVPVAFIDAGTARVLEFGDVLDSATTREPEAASAVL